The following nucleotide sequence is from Diabrotica undecimpunctata isolate CICGRU unplaced genomic scaffold, icDiaUnde3 ctg00000715.1, whole genome shotgun sequence.
ACTCTCCAGGAAGTAATAGACGTACGGCGGTTTGAATTTCTCTGCTTGTAATTGTTGACCGTTTATTGTAATGAGCTAAACGAGAAGCTTCAGCAGCGATTCTTTCAAAAATATCATTTACAAAACTGTTCATGATACTCATAGCCTTACTGGAAATACCAGTATCAGGATGCACTTGTTTCAATACTTTATAGATGTAAATGGCATAACTTTCCTTCCTCTTACGCTTCTTTTTCTTATCGGTCTTGGAAATATTCTTCTGAGCTTTTCCTGCTTTTTTAGCAGCTTTACCACTAGTCTTAGGAGGCATTTCGAACACAGAAATTGACGTTTACTCTTTGAAAGTCGAACGAAAACTAGTCGGAGCTAAATTTTGAATTTGCCTTTTATCATCAAATGAGTAATCGGCGTAAGACCCTCCCACCAGCGCTTGCGCGCGCCCTAATCTTTTTGAAAATCTGATTGGTCCGAGAAATAATATAAAAGTGGCCATTTTAACTTTGAGGGGATCAGTCTTCATTTGATATCCAAGGTATATTAACGCAAGTAGAAATCTAAAAGATGTCTGGACGTGGTAAAGGAGGCAAAGTTAAGGGAAAAGCAAAGTCCCGATCAAATCGTGCTGGTTTACAGTTTCCGGTAGGTCGTATTCATCGTCTATTGAGGAAAGGCAATTATGCCGAAAGAGTTGGTGCCGGAGCTCCTGTATACTTGGCAGCTGTTATGGAATATCTAGCTGCTGAAGTTTTGGAATTGGCAGGAAACGCAGCGAGAGATAACAAGAAGACCCGTATAATTCCTAGACATTTACAGTTAGCTATAAGAAATGACGAGGaattaaacaaattgctttcaggAGTTACCATCGCCCAAGGTGGAGTATTGCCCAATATACAAGCAGTATTACTACCCAAGAAGACCGAAAAGAAAGCTTAAGATCTGTACTATTTTCCCTTTTTTATACAACCCGGCCCTTTTCAGGGCCACATAATATTTCACGTGTGAGTTATATTAATTCTGCTTGTTAGTTGAtttcaaaatactttttgtaGATTATACACAACTTTAATAATAAAGTGGCCAATTACTAAATTTTGAGTTTTAGTCATAAAACGCCCGAACATAGTCCCCTTTACGCCCTTTATATCCGCCCGTTGGCTCATAGTGCTATATTTCTACTTGTGTCGGGCCTAAACAGCCACAAAGCCGTAAATATCGAAACGAATGTTGTcactttatttattaaaggtaCGAATACATTTACTTCACGCATATTACTGAATTTTAAATGTAACAAAAACACGCACGGACTTTTTGAAGTAGTTGCATGTGTTCTGATAAATTTCAGTCACTTTAGTCTACCATTCAATCAACTTTCGTGGAATATTTCATGTagctacaaaacaaaaattaaaaaattggttATATCTAGGCCATAGGCATGATATGTATAGCGAATTTATTCATCTATTCGGCGTGAAAAATATATTTAGGAATAATACACAGCAAATAAAAATAAGACAGATACTGATAAGTTTCCctgaaaaattgttttagtatgaATTCTATACATAAGCAATTAATTGTGGCtctgaaaagaaccgtttttTAAATAAGTTGATGGTGTTATTATAAATTAACCACCAAAACCGTACAAAGTACGACCTTGGCGTTTAAGTGCATACACAACATCCATAGCAGTTACTGTTTTCCTCTTGGCGTGTTCAGTATAGGTAACAGCATCTCTAATAACGTTTTCCAAAAATACTTTCAATACACCTCTCGTTTCCTCATAGATTAAGCCAGAAATACGTTTTACTCCTCCTCGACGAGCCAATCTTCTGATAGCAGGCTTGGTAATACCTTGGATGTTATCACGCAAAACTTTACGATGACGTTTAGCGCCACCTTTTCCCAAACCTTTACCACCTTTTCCACGTCCAGTCATTTTTACGGTAAAATAAGTGTCGACGTACTTGTGTTACTAAAACCGTTTCACGACGGACGATGGTTTTATCGTGTGAATCGTTGACACGACACACCTCCAAATCGAAAACCGACCAATGGTATTAAAGAGAttacaattcaaaattatttaGTCGACCAATAAAAATTAAGATTGCCCCTCTCTTGAGCCCGCAggtataaaattgtataaaaggGAAATGCAATTTATTTGTAAGCTCAGTATACGCGAGAAATAATGGCACGTACAAAGCAAACAGCCCGAAAATCCACTGGTGGTAAAGCACCACGTAAACAGTTAGCAACCAAAGCTGCTCGTAAGAGTGCGCCTGCCACTGGAGGAGTTAAAAAACCTCATCGTTACAGGCCAGGTACCGTAGCTCTTCGTGAAATTAGACGTTACCAGAAAAGTACTGAATTACTTATCAGAAAACTACCTTTCCAACGTCTTGTTCGTGAAATCGCACAAGATTTTAAAACCGATTTACGTTTTCAGAGTTCGGCAGTTATGGCTTTACAGGAAGCGAGTGAAGCATATTTGGTAGGTTTGTTTGAAGATACTAATTTATGCGCTATTCACGCTAAGAGAGTCACTATTATGCCTAAAGACATTCAGCTAGCCAGGAGAATCAGGGGTGAAAGGGCATAAACAAATTTAGAAGACATATTACaaaacggttcttttcagaaccACAAATATCTGCTTGTGTAAGGTTATTTCTTTTAAGAGTACTTTTATTCATCTCCCCTTACCATAGTTAATGTTATAggtttttttctgatatatttataatgaggttgTTTATTACGGATAACCTTATAATAAATATGTGGACAAATATAAGTATTAGATacgtttttaatattatatacaatTAGGCGTTACTTTTTTGAGTTAAAAAGCTTGTTTGACTAAAGAAACTTTacaaatggaaaaatataaaatagcgtAAGGAAAATTTCTGTTTATATTAATGAAAATTAGCTTCAACATAAATCGTCAAAAAGCTTATTTAATTGCGAAAGAATAATGGAAAGTATTAAAAATGAGTAAATAAAGGAGAATATCAAATACGATT
It contains:
- the LOC140431405 gene encoding histone H2B, whose protein sequence is MPPKTSGKAAKKAGKAQKNISKTDKKKKRKRKESYAIYIYKVLKQVHPDTGISSKAMSIMNSFVNDIFERIAAEASRLAHYNKRSTITSREIQTAVRLLLPGELAKHAVSEGTKAVTKYTSSK
- the LOC140431398 gene encoding histone H2A; protein product: MSGRGKGGKVKGKAKSRSNRAGLQFPVGRIHRLLRKGNYAERVGAGAPVYLAAVMEYLAAEVLELAGNAARDNKKTRIIPRHLQLAIRNDEELNKLLSGVTIAQGGVLPNIQAVLLPKKTEKKA
- the LOC140431399 gene encoding histone H4 — encoded protein: MTGRGKGGKGLGKGGAKRHRKVLRDNIQGITKPAIRRLARRGGVKRISGLIYEETRGVLKVFLENVIRDAVTYTEHAKRKTVTAMDVVYALKRQGRTLYGFGG
- the LOC140431401 gene encoding histone H3, which codes for MARTKQTARKSTGGKAPRKQLATKAARKSAPATGGVKKPHRYRPGTVALREIRRYQKSTELLIRKLPFQRLVREIAQDFKTDLRFQSSAVMALQEASEAYLVGLFEDTNLCAIHAKRVTIMPKDIQLARRIRGERA